The Aquamicrobium sp. DNA segment GAGGCGAGCCGCATCGCCGGCCGCGCATAGTCCGAGAAGGTCAGGAAGGTACCGCCATAGGGGATGACGCCGCCATGCAGCGTCATGCCGTTCATGGCCGCGGCCATGCCGTGCTCGCGGATGCCATAGAAGACGTAACGGCCGGAATAGTCGCCCGGCTTGATCGGACCGGTCTGGCTGGTCTTGGTGTTGTTCGAGCCGGTCAGGTCGGCCGAGCCGCCGATGGTCTCCGGCACGATGCCGTTGATGATCTCGAGCGCCATTTCCGAGGATTTGCGCGTCGCCACCTTCGGCTTGTCGGCGGCGAGCTTCTGCTTATAGGCGTCGATGGCCTCGTCGAGGCCGGCCGGCAGGTCGCCGCGCATGCGCCGCTCGAACTCGCCGCGCGTCTCGGCATCCGCCGCGCCGAGGCGCTTCTCCCACTCCTTGCGCTCCTTGGCCGAACGCAGGCCAGCGAGCCGCCAGGCGTCGAGCACGTCGGAAGGAACGGTGAAGGGCTCCGCGTCCCAGCCGAGCGCCTTGCGCGCGCCGGCGAGCTCTTCCGCGCCGAGCGGCGAGCCGTGGACCTTGGAGGTGCCGGACTTGGTCGGAGCGCCGAAGCCGATGGTGGTCTTGGCCGCGATCAGCGTCGGCCGGTCGGAGCGCTTCGCCGCTTCCAGCGCCGTGGCGATGGCCTCCGGGTCGTGGCCGTCGACGGCGAGCGTGTTCCAGCCCGAGGCCGCGAAGCGGGCGCGCTGGTCGGTCGAGTCGGACAGCGAGATCGCGCCGTCGATGGAGATGTTATTGTCGTCCCAGATGACGATCAGCTTGTTGAGCTTCAGGTGCCCGGCGAGCGAGATCGCCTCCTGGCTGATGCCCTCCATCAGGCAGCCGTCGCCGGCCAGCACATAGGTGTGGTGGTCGACGAGCCCGTCGCCGAAGCGGGCGTTGAGGATGCGCTCGGCCAGCGCCATGCCCACCGCGTTGGCGAGCCCCTGCCCGAGCGGGCCGGTGGTCGTCTCGATGCCGGCGGCGTGGCCCCATTCGGGGTGGCCGGCGGTCTTGTAGCCGAGCTGGCGGAAATGCCTGATCTGGTCGAGGTCGATGTCCTCGTAGCCTGTCAGGTAGAGCAGCGAATAGAGCAGCATCGAGCCGTGGCCGGCCGACAGCACGAAGCGGTCGCGGTCGGCCCAGTCCGGCTTCTGCGGGTCGTAGGCGAGGAAGCGGGTGAACAGCACCGTGGCGATGTCGGCCGCGCCCATCGGCAGGCCCGGATGGCCGGAATTCGCCTTCTCGATGGCGTCGGCGGAAAGGAAGCGGATGGCGTTCGCCATGCGGTCGTGCATTTCTCGTGAGGTCATGAGTCTCTCGCTCGTCGTCCGGCGCGAAAAATGGCCCGGAAAGGGCCGTCAAGGTCGAGGCGACACATAGCAGGCGCGGCCCCCGAGTCAACGCCGCAGGCGAGGCCTCCACGCCTTTGCCGGGGAAGTTCGCGACAGGCGCGTTGACGCGGCGTTGACACGCCGCCTAATGTTTCAGGTTCAAGATGCTGGCAATGCGCGCGATTCGGCGACATGGCGCCGGCCGGGGCGGACGGGCTACGAACGAGGTGGACCGGCGACATGGGCTGGCAAGGCCGGTTGGCGAGCCCGCCCGGACGACCGGACAGGCTGGAACGGAAGCGATGACCGGGGAAGCGACCCTCAGGGAAGTGATTGCGCGCCTCGGCAAGGCGATCGACGCGCTCGAGGATGCGGTGTCCGCGCGCCTCGAGCGCGAGCAGGACTATGGCGAGGCCGAGGCCGAGGTCCAGCGCATGAACGCCGACCGCGCCCGCCTCGCCCAGGAGCTCGACAGTTCCGAGGCGCGCTCCGAGCGGCTGGAGCAGGCCAACAAGGAGGTCTCGCGCCGCCTCGTCACCGCGATGGAGACGATCCGCGCGGTGCTCGACAGATAGAGCAGTTCCAGGAAAAGTGTGACGCGGTTTTCCGTCCGGAATTGCGAAAATATTGAGAGGACGCCATGGCCCAGGTGACGGTCACCATCGACGGCAAGCAGTACCGCATGGCCTGCGACGAGGGCCAGGAGGAGCACCTGATGGAGCTCGCCTCCCGCTTCGACCGCTATGTCCTCCACCTCAAGGGCTCGTTCGGCGAGATCGGCGACCAGCGCCTGACCGTCATGGCCGGCATCATGATCATGGACGAGCTCAACGAATTGCAGAAGCGCGTGCGCGGCATGGAAAGCGAGATCGCCACCCTGCGCAAGACGCGCGACGACGCGCTGGTGAAGGCCGACAAGAACGACGCCGCGTTGACCGGCGCGCTCTCCACCCTCGCCGAGCGCATGGAAGGGCTGGCGGCCCGGCTCAACGCGGAACGGCCGGTGGTCTGAGAAGACTCAGAAGCCCTGAAAGAGGAAATCCAGCGCCGCGGTGATCTCGTCGCGATGGTCGGTGAGATTGCCGTCCTTGTGCCGCAAGTCGCGCT contains these protein-coding regions:
- the tkt gene encoding transketolase; protein product: MTSREMHDRMANAIRFLSADAIEKANSGHPGLPMGAADIATVLFTRFLAYDPQKPDWADRDRFVLSAGHGSMLLYSLLYLTGYEDIDLDQIRHFRQLGYKTAGHPEWGHAAGIETTTGPLGQGLANAVGMALAERILNARFGDGLVDHHTYVLAGDGCLMEGISQEAISLAGHLKLNKLIVIWDDNNISIDGAISLSDSTDQRARFAASGWNTLAVDGHDPEAIATALEAAKRSDRPTLIAAKTTIGFGAPTKSGTSKVHGSPLGAEELAGARKALGWDAEPFTVPSDVLDAWRLAGLRSAKERKEWEKRLGAADAETRGEFERRMRGDLPAGLDEAIDAYKQKLAADKPKVATRKSSEMALEIINGIVPETIGGSADLTGSNNTKTSQTGPIKPGDYSGRYVFYGIREHGMAAAMNGMTLHGGVIPYGGTFLTFSDYARPAMRLASLMGIRSIFVMTHDSIGLGEDGPTHQPVEHLAALRAIPNHIVLRPADAVEAAEAWQVALKSTGTPTTLALTRQNLPAVRTEHTGENLTARGAYELAAAKGEAKVTIFATGSEVEIALAAKAELDKRGHAARVVSVPSFELFFRQEDAYREGVIGKAPVRIAVEAGIRQGWDAIIGSDGLFVGMTGFGASGRIEDLYPHFGITAEAVVAAAEKRLARG
- a CDS encoding DUF4164 domain-containing protein; amino-acid sequence: MTGEATLREVIARLGKAIDALEDAVSARLEREQDYGEAEAEVQRMNADRARLAQELDSSEARSERLEQANKEVSRRLVTAMETIRAVLDR
- a CDS encoding cell division protein ZapA, coding for MAQVTVTIDGKQYRMACDEGQEEHLMELASRFDRYVLHLKGSFGEIGDQRLTVMAGIMIMDELNELQKRVRGMESEIATLRKTRDDALVKADKNDAALTGALSTLAERMEGLAARLNAERPVV